Within the Bacillus sp. FSL K6-3431 genome, the region AATGAAACAACAAAATCCTCATCAGTTAAAGAAGGCTCATCCAAAACGCAAGAGCAAACATCTGAAAGTCAACCACATGAAAGTGAACACGATCATAGTCATGTAAATGATAAAGAAACAAAAAAATTTATGACGGCTATTTTGAAGACAGCCAAGTGAAGGATCGTTCACTCTCCGATTGGGGAGGGGACTGGCAATCTGTATATCCATACCTACAAGATGGTACGCTTGACGAGGTTTTTGCTCATAAAGCAGAACATAAAGATGGCATGACAGCTGAAGGATACAAAGAATACTATAATAAAGGGTATCAAACAGATGTTGACCGTATTTTAATTAAAGAGGATACTGTATCGTTCTTTAAAAAAGGAGAAGAATATACTGGTGAGTATCTCTATTGTGGCTTTGAAATAGAGTTTGATAATTTATAATAAAGATTGATCATTTCGAATAAAGTTCGATACAATCATCTTGATATGTTGGATTCTGTTAATGCAACAATCAGGCCATATTTTGGAATAAGAACTTCACGGGAAATTAGATATTTAACAAGGATAATCTGTAGGGGCAGAATCAGAAAAGGCTTTGTCAGGGGCGAGGTAGCCGTAAGAAAATAGGTTATAAAAGTTCCTATAATCATGGTCCGGAAAACGATAAGATCCGAAGCAGCACCCGGCGTTCGCCCTGCGCTGCTTGATCATTTCTTATCTTTACCGCCTGCGTCGGGAAGCATCCAACCATTCCGGCGTCCAAGCAGGATCTTGATTATCCTTTTTGCTCCCGGGGGGAACGATTTCATCGATGGCATCTAGCATATCGGGACTAAGCGTCAAATCAGTTCCAGCTAAATATTTCTCCAATTGCTTCAGTGTGCGCGGTCCCACAAGGGTTGAAGTGACAGCCGGATGGCTTTGGATAAATGCGACAGCCATATGTGCCAGTGTTATCCCTGCCTGATCGGCTACTTGCTTCAGCTGTTCGATGACTGCAAACTTTTGCGCATTTCCCGGCAATTTCGGATCGAGTGTGCGAGCGGCATCCCCCTTTAAAAGCGCCGCCCGTGATCCGCTGTCCGCTGCCCGACCTGACGTATACTTGCCCGTCAGCAGACCGCCAGCCAACGGGCTGTAGGTCAACAAAGCAAGATCGTGGCGTCGAGCGACTTCGGCAATGTCTATCTCGATGCTTCGGTTGAGAATCGAGTACGGAGACTGCTCGCTGACAAACCGCTGCAAATAGCGACGCTCGCTTGCCCCCTGTGCCTCTGCCAGCTGCCAGGCTTGATGATTGGAAGTGCCGATATGATGGATCTTGCCTTCTTGTATCAGATCGCTCAGCACGCCCAGAATTTCTTCGAAAGCAACGTCCCCGAATGGGTGATGCAGTTGATAAAGATCAATATAATCCGTTTGCAGCCGCTGGAGGCTTTGTTCGACTGCCTGCCGAACCCAGCGGCGAGAAGCACCGCTTTGATTCCGCTCGCCATTCGGCTCTGCCCCGAATTTCGTTGCCAGGATAACCTCGTCCCGTCTGCCCTTGATCGCCTCACCGATGATTCTTTCCGATTCTCCATCCCCATAACGGTTAGAGGTATCGATCAGATTGATGCCGGCTTCCAGCGCCTTGTGAATAATTTGGATTCCCTCTTCCTTGTCGGTAAGCGATCCAAAAACCCCTCCTCCCAGGGTATATTGACTCACCTTAACACCCGTGCGCGCCAAATCTCGATATTGCATGATTATCCATCTCCTTTTTAATGAACACGTGTTGATATGTTTTATTGGATCTATTATAATAAAGCCAATCGTTCGGAACAATCAACAATGTAAACGAACTGTTCAATAAAGAACACAAAAGTAATACTGACCATTATTATGTTTGGCTATCGAAAGGAGTACGAATCATGGAGGGAAGAACTGATCTACGGTCTGTTCGGAGCCGCAAGCTCATCGAGCAGGCGCTGACAGACATCCTGAGCAATCAGGGGATCAAGGAGTTAACCGTTAAAAATTTGTCACAAAAAGCCGGTATTAACCGCGGCACCTTTTATTTGCACTACAAAGATATTTTCGACCTAATCGAGCAAACGGAGTGGATGCGGGGATTGCTGAAAATATTTGAACCTAT harbors:
- a CDS encoding aldo/keto reductase; translated protein: MQYRDLARTGVKVSQYTLGGGVFGSLTDKEEGIQIIHKALEAGINLIDTSNRYGDGESERIIGEAIKGRRDEVILATKFGAEPNGERNQSGASRRWVRQAVEQSLQRLQTDYIDLYQLHHPFGDVAFEEILGVLSDLIQEGKIHHIGTSNHQAWQLAEAQGASERRYLQRFVSEQSPYSILNRSIEIDIAEVARRHDLALLTYSPLAGGLLTGKYTSGRAADSGSRAALLKGDAARTLDPKLPGNAQKFAVIEQLKQVADQAGITLAHMAVAFIQSHPAVTSTLVGPRTLKQLEKYLAGTDLTLSPDMLDAIDEIVPPGSKKDNQDPAWTPEWLDASRRRR